One Polaribacter sp. KT25b DNA segment encodes these proteins:
- the rplQ gene encoding 50S ribosomal protein L17 produces the protein MRHGKKFNHLGRKTAHRKAMLANMTCSLIEHKRINTTVAKAKALRLFAEPLITKSKSDTTHNRRIVFSYLRDKFAVTELFKEISVKVADRPGGYLRIIKLGNRQGDNAPMAMIEFVDYNEIYNPKGTKAKKTTRRGRSKKADNAQVEGSASTEEKSEE, from the coding sequence ATGAGACACGGAAAAAAATTCAATCATTTAGGTAGAAAAACAGCGCACAGAAAAGCAATGTTAGCAAATATGACTTGTTCTTTAATAGAGCACAAGCGTATTAATACTACTGTAGCTAAAGCTAAAGCTTTACGTTTATTTGCAGAACCTCTTATTACAAAATCTAAGTCGGATACTACGCATAACAGACGTATAGTTTTCTCTTATTTACGTGATAAATTTGCAGTAACAGAATTATTTAAAGAAATTTCTGTAAAAGTTGCAGATAGACCTGGTGGGTATTTACGTATCATCAAATTAGGAAATCGTCAAGGAGATAATGCCCCTATGGCAATGATTGAATTTGTAGATTACAATGAAATTTACAACCCTAAAGGTACAAAAGCTAAGAAAACTACTCGTAGAGGAAGAAGCAAAAAAGCAGATAATGCTCAAGTAGAAGGATCAGCATCAACAGAAGAAAAATCTGAAGAATAA
- the carA gene encoding glutamine-hydrolyzing carbamoyl-phosphate synthase small subunit → MKYQTRKKALVLLADGTIFYGKSVGIEGTSTGEICFNTGMTGYQEIFTDPSYFGQLMVATNAHIGNYGVNINEVESDSIKISGLICRNFSFIHSRVDSEENLLDWFTKHNLVAISDVDTRALVAYIRDNGAMNAIISTDVDNIDSLKKQLSEVPSMEGLELASKVSTKEPYYVGDKNSDIKISALDIGIKKNILRNLAKRGVYIKVFPFNSSFEDLSAFNPDGYFISNGPGDPQPLIEAQQVAEEIINRDLPLFGICLGHQVIALANGISTYKMHNGHRGINHPVKNLLTGKGEITSQNHGFAINREEAEANENIEITHVHLNDHTVAGIRMKNKNVFSVQYHPEASPGPHDSEYLFDQFIANIEKTKKISS, encoded by the coding sequence ATGAAATATCAAACACGTAAAAAGGCTTTAGTTTTATTAGCAGACGGTACAATTTTTTATGGAAAATCTGTTGGAATTGAAGGCACATCTACAGGAGAAATCTGTTTTAATACTGGGATGACTGGTTATCAAGAAATCTTTACAGATCCATCTTATTTTGGTCAATTAATGGTAGCAACAAATGCCCATATTGGAAATTATGGTGTAAATATTAATGAAGTAGAATCCGATAGTATAAAAATTTCTGGATTAATTTGTAGAAATTTTAGTTTTATACATTCTAGAGTAGATTCTGAAGAAAACTTATTAGATTGGTTTACAAAACATAATTTAGTAGCAATTTCTGATGTTGATACAAGAGCCTTAGTTGCATATATTAGAGATAATGGTGCAATGAATGCTATTATTTCTACGGATGTTGATAATATTGATTCGCTAAAAAAACAACTTTCCGAAGTGCCAAGTATGGAAGGTTTAGAATTAGCCTCAAAGGTATCTACAAAAGAACCATATTATGTAGGTGATAAAAATTCTGATATTAAAATCTCTGCCTTAGATATTGGAATTAAAAAAAATATTTTAAGAAATTTAGCAAAAAGGGGAGTATATATAAAAGTTTTCCCTTTTAATTCTTCTTTTGAAGATTTATCAGCTTTTAATCCTGATGGTTATTTTATTTCAAATGGGCCAGGAGATCCACAACCATTAATTGAAGCACAACAAGTAGCAGAAGAAATTATTAATAGAGATTTACCTCTATTTGGTATTTGTTTAGGGCATCAAGTAATTGCTTTAGCAAATGGAATCTCTACATATAAAATGCACAATGGTCATAGAGGTATAAATCATCCTGTAAAGAATCTATTAACAGGAAAAGGAGAAATTACTTCTCAAAATCATGGTTTTGCAATAAATAGAGAAGAAGCAGAGGCTAATGAAAATATAGAGATTACGCATGTTCACTTAAATGACCACACGGTGGCAGGTATCAGAATGAAAAATAAAAATGTTTTTTCTGTTCAATATCACCCAGAGGCAAGTCCTGGACCTCATGATTCTGAGTATTTATTTGATCAATTTATAGCAAATATTGAAAAAACAAAAAAAATTTCATCGTAA
- the eno gene encoding phosphopyruvate hydratase, producing the protein MSIIISVHARQIFDSRGNPTVEVDVTTDNGSLGRAAVPSGASTGEHEAVELRDGGKDYMGKGVLKAVKNVNEIIAEELLGVSVFEQNAIDKLMIDLDGTPNKSKLGANAILGVSLAVAKAAAIELGMPLYRYVGGVSANTLPLPMMNIINGGSHSDAPIAFQEFMIMPVLAETFSEALKMGSEIFHNLKKVLHDRGLSTAVGDEGGFAPTLDGTEDAIETIALAVKNAGYVFGEQVKIALDCASAEFYVDGKYDYTKFEGDKGVIRTSKEQADYLAELSAKYPIISIEDGMDENDWEGTKYLTELIGDKVQLVGDDLFVTNVERLSRGIENGIANSILIKVNQIGSLTETIAAVNMAKNAGYTTVMSHRSGETEDNTIADLAVALNCGQIKTGSASRSDRMAKYNQLLRIEEELGTTAYFPKENAFNL; encoded by the coding sequence ATGAGTATAATTATTAGCGTTCATGCACGTCAAATTTTCGATTCTAGAGGGAATCCTACAGTAGAAGTAGATGTAACTACAGATAATGGATCACTAGGTAGAGCAGCAGTTCCATCTGGAGCATCAACAGGAGAACATGAGGCTGTTGAATTACGTGACGGTGGAAAAGACTACATGGGTAAAGGGGTTTTAAAAGCTGTAAAAAATGTAAACGAAATTATTGCTGAAGAACTTTTAGGAGTTTCTGTTTTTGAACAAAATGCTATAGACAAATTAATGATAGATTTAGATGGTACGCCAAACAAATCTAAATTAGGAGCAAATGCTATTTTAGGTGTTTCATTAGCAGTTGCAAAAGCTGCTGCTATTGAATTAGGAATGCCTTTATATAGATATGTAGGTGGTGTTTCTGCAAATACTTTACCTTTACCAATGATGAATATCATTAATGGAGGTTCTCACTCAGATGCTCCAATTGCGTTTCAAGAATTTATGATTATGCCTGTACTGGCAGAAACTTTCTCTGAAGCTTTAAAAATGGGATCTGAAATTTTCCATAATTTAAAGAAAGTTTTACACGATAGAGGTTTATCTACAGCTGTTGGTGATGAAGGTGGTTTTGCGCCAACTTTAGATGGAACAGAAGATGCTATTGAAACAATTGCATTAGCAGTTAAAAATGCTGGTTATGTTTTTGGAGAGCAAGTAAAAATTGCTTTAGACTGTGCTTCTGCTGAGTTTTATGTTGATGGAAAATACGACTATACGAAATTTGAAGGAGATAAAGGTGTAATTCGTACAAGTAAAGAACAAGCTGATTATTTAGCTGAATTGTCTGCTAAATATCCTATTATTTCTATTGAAGATGGAATGGATGAAAATGACTGGGAAGGAACAAAATATCTTACTGAATTAATTGGTGATAAAGTTCAATTAGTTGGTGATGATTTATTTGTTACAAATGTAGAGCGTTTATCTAGAGGTATAGAAAACGGTATTGCAAATTCAATTTTAATTAAAGTAAACCAAATTGGTAGTTTAACAGAAACTATTGCAGCTGTAAATATGGCTAAAAATGCAGGTTATACAACAGTAATGTCTCACAGATCTGGTGAAACTGAAGATAACACAATTGCAGATTTAGCAGTAGCTTTAAACTGTGGTCAAATTAAAACAGGTTCTGCTTCTCGTTCTGATAGAATGGCTAAATACAACCAATTATTACGTATTGAAGAAGAATTAGGTACAACTGCATATTTTCCAAAAGAAAATGCGTTTAATTTATAA
- a CDS encoding citrate synthase, with translation MSDIAKLQIGDNSYEFPLVKGTENEVAIDIKKLRVVTNGIITIDPGFKNTGSCESAITFLDGEKGILRYRGYPIEELAEKADFLEVSYALIFGNLPTKQELDKFHADIKEHSLVDDDVRKILEAFPKAAHPMGVLASLTSALTAFNPSSVNTASKEDMYHAIVRILAKFPVLVGWTMRKSKGLHLNYGKKSLGYVENILYLMFKQPNEEYVMNPIIKDALDKLLILHGDHEQNCSTSTVRIAGSSHVGLFASLSTGISALWGPLHGGANQAVLEMLEAIQADGGDTKKYMAKAKDKNDPFRLMGFGHRVYKNFDPRAKIIKKAADEVLNDLGVDDPILKIAKGLEQEALNEPYFVERKLYPNVDFYSGIIYRAMGIPTDMFTVMFALGRLPGWIAQWREMRLNKEPIGRPRQIYIGETERHFVELDKR, from the coding sequence ATGTCAGATATAGCTAAATTACAGATTGGAGATAATTCGTATGAATTTCCTTTAGTAAAAGGAACAGAGAATGAAGTTGCCATCGATATAAAAAAATTAAGAGTAGTAACGAATGGTATAATAACCATCGATCCTGGTTTTAAAAATACAGGTTCTTGTGAAAGTGCTATAACATTTTTAGATGGTGAAAAAGGTATTTTAAGGTATAGAGGTTATCCTATTGAAGAGTTAGCTGAAAAAGCAGATTTCTTAGAAGTATCTTATGCATTGATATTTGGTAATTTACCAACAAAACAGGAATTAGATAAATTTCATGCAGATATTAAAGAGCATTCTTTGGTTGATGATGATGTAAGAAAAATTTTAGAAGCATTTCCAAAAGCAGCTCATCCAATGGGTGTTTTGGCTTCATTAACAAGTGCACTTACTGCTTTTAATCCTTCTTCTGTAAATACAGCCTCTAAAGAAGATATGTATCATGCTATTGTTAGAATCTTAGCTAAATTTCCTGTACTAGTTGGTTGGACAATGCGTAAGAGTAAAGGATTGCATTTAAATTATGGAAAAAAATCTTTAGGCTATGTAGAGAACATTTTGTATTTAATGTTTAAACAGCCAAATGAAGAATATGTAATGAATCCTATCATTAAAGATGCTTTAGATAAATTATTAATTTTACATGGAGATCACGAACAAAATTGTTCTACATCAACAGTTAGAATTGCTGGTTCTTCTCATGTAGGTTTATTTGCTTCTTTATCAACAGGGATTTCTGCTCTTTGGGGACCACTACATGGAGGCGCTAATCAGGCAGTATTAGAAATGTTAGAAGCTATACAAGCAGATGGAGGAGATACTAAAAAATACATGGCGAAAGCTAAAGATAAAAACGATCCTTTTAGATTGATGGGCTTTGGACATAGAGTTTACAAAAATTTTGATCCAAGAGCAAAAATTATCAAAAAAGCCGCAGATGAAGTTTTAAATGATTTAGGTGTTGATGATCCTATTTTAAAGATTGCTAAAGGATTAGAACAAGAAGCTTTAAACGAACCTTATTTTGTTGAAAGAAAATTATATCCAAATGTAGATTTCTATTCAGGAATTATTTATAGAGCAATGGGTATTCCTACAGATATGTTTACAGTAATGTTCGCTTTAGGACGTTTGCCTGGTTGGATTGCGCAATGGAGAGAAATGAGATTAAACAAAGAACCAATAGGAAGACCTCGTCAAATTTATATTGGTGAAACAGAAAGACATTTTGTCGAATTAGATAAAAGATAA
- a CDS encoding dimethylarginine dimethylaminohydrolase family protein has product MLQLNIQNETSKLRSVILGTAKSNGPVPRVEDCYDPKSIQHVLAGTYPKEEDMILEMEAVAKVFEKYNVQVFRPTIIQNYNQIFSRDIAFVIEDKLIKANILPDREEEYLAIKHVLDQIKEENIIHLPEECHVEGGDVMPWNDYIFVGTYSGEDYADYITARTNTDAVIALQELFPDKIVKSFELRKSNTDPKENALHLDCCFQPIGKNKAILHKNGFLIEREYEWLLNYFGKENVFEISKEEMYSMNSNVFSISEKVVISEQNFTRLNTWLRNNDFIVEEVSYTEIAKQEGLLRCSTLPLIRD; this is encoded by the coding sequence ATGTTGCAACTTAATATACAAAATGAAACGTCTAAATTAAGATCTGTTATTTTAGGAACAGCAAAAAGTAATGGGCCAGTTCCAAGAGTTGAAGATTGTTATGACCCTAAAAGTATACAGCATGTCTTAGCTGGTACTTATCCAAAAGAAGAAGACATGATTTTAGAAATGGAAGCTGTTGCTAAAGTTTTTGAAAAATACAATGTTCAGGTTTTTAGACCAACGATTATTCAAAATTATAATCAAATTTTTTCAAGAGATATTGCTTTTGTTATTGAAGATAAATTGATAAAAGCAAATATTTTACCTGATAGAGAAGAGGAATATTTAGCTATAAAACATGTATTAGATCAGATTAAAGAAGAAAATATTATTCATTTGCCAGAAGAATGTCATGTAGAAGGTGGTGATGTGATGCCTTGGAATGATTATATTTTTGTTGGTACATATTCTGGAGAAGATTATGCAGATTATATTACTGCTCGTACAAATACAGATGCGGTAATCGCTTTACAAGAGTTATTTCCTGATAAAATTGTAAAATCGTTTGAGTTAAGAAAATCTAATACAGATCCTAAAGAAAATGCCTTACATTTAGATTGTTGTTTTCAGCCAATAGGAAAAAATAAAGCAATTTTACATAAAAACGGATTTTTAATAGAAAGAGAATATGAGTGGTTATTAAATTATTTTGGAAAAGAAAATGTGTTTGAAATTAGCAAAGAAGAAATGTATAGCATGAATAGTAACGTGTTTTCTATTTCTGAAAAAGTAGTTATTTCAGAACAAAATTTTACACGTTTAAATACTTGGTTAAGAAATAACGATTTTATTGTTGAAGAAGTTTCTTATACAGAAATTGCAAAACAAGAAGGATTATTAAGATGTTCTACATTACCTTTGATTAGAGATTAA
- the ctlX gene encoding citrulline utilization hydrolase CtlX, whose protein sequence is MQQTTNSILMIRPINFRMNEQTAVNNYYQKSLKDLLPATINSKAQKEFDTFVEKLRSFGVEVIVVSDNKEFDTPDSIFPNNWVSFHDDATAAIYPMFAENRRLERREDVFLELEKKGFLIENIVDYTAAEEEQVFLEGTGSMSLDRENKKAYCALSPRADEDLFIEFCEDFEYTPVIFTSYQTVENRREAIYHTNVMMCITETFAVICLSSIDDKSERKNVLKNLKEDKKLVIDITEEQVANFAGNMLQVKGANDELFLVMSQAAHDCLTQSQKSQINRYCKIISSSLATIEACGGGSARCMMAEVFLPRN, encoded by the coding sequence ATGCAACAAACTACAAATTCAATCCTAATGATTCGTCCTATAAATTTTAGGATGAATGAACAAACTGCAGTAAATAATTACTATCAAAAATCGTTAAAAGATTTATTACCAGCTACAATAAATTCTAAAGCACAAAAAGAATTTGATACTTTTGTAGAAAAGTTAAGAAGCTTTGGTGTTGAGGTAATTGTTGTATCCGATAATAAAGAATTTGATACTCCAGATTCTATTTTTCCTAATAATTGGGTTTCTTTTCATGATGATGCAACTGCTGCAATTTATCCTATGTTTGCAGAGAATAGACGTTTAGAAAGAAGAGAAGATGTGTTTTTAGAGTTAGAAAAAAAAGGTTTTTTAATTGAAAATATTGTAGATTATACTGCTGCAGAAGAAGAACAAGTGTTTTTAGAAGGCACAGGGAGTATGAGTTTAGATCGTGAAAATAAAAAAGCATATTGTGCATTATCTCCTAGAGCAGATGAAGATTTATTTATAGAGTTTTGTGAAGATTTTGAATATACGCCTGTTATTTTTACTTCATATCAAACAGTAGAAAATAGAAGAGAAGCAATTTATCATACCAATGTAATGATGTGCATTACAGAAACTTTTGCAGTAATTTGTTTATCTTCTATTGATGATAAAAGTGAACGTAAAAACGTGTTAAAAAATTTAAAAGAAGACAAAAAGCTTGTTATTGATATTACTGAAGAACAAGTAGCCAATTTTGCGGGAAATATGTTGCAAGTAAAAGGTGCAAATGACGAACTTTTTTTAGTAATGAGTCAAGCAGCACATGATTGTTTAACACAGAGTCAAAAATCACAAATTAACAGATATTGTAAAATAATATCTAGTTCTTTAGCTACAATAGAAGCTTGTGGTGGTGGAAGTGCACGTTGTATGATGGCAGAAGTTTTTTTGCCTAGAAATTAA
- a CDS encoding PrsW family intramembrane metalloprotease: MHLLFLAVAPVMVIILYIYFKDKFEKEPIHFLFKNFLLGAFVSVLITFVLSIITGFLFDLTNDNSILNQFIKAFIVVALVEEFSKYIIVRYYAQPNKEFNEPFDGIVYAVMVSMGFAALENVLFVYKHGIETGITRAFTAVPAHATFAILLGYYMGKAKFSKNKRKLNLIGLLVAIIFHGAYDFFLFINFIPGTVIGALSSLLVGIVLSRKAIKIHQKNSNFNV, translated from the coding sequence ATGCATTTATTATTCCTTGCCGTAGCTCCCGTTATGGTAATTATTTTATACATTTATTTTAAAGATAAATTTGAAAAAGAACCCATTCATTTTTTATTTAAAAACTTTCTTTTGGGTGCTTTTGTAAGCGTATTAATTACTTTTGTTTTAAGTATTATTACTGGTTTTCTTTTTGATTTAACGAATGATAATAGTATTTTAAATCAATTTATAAAAGCATTTATTGTTGTTGCTTTGGTAGAAGAGTTTTCTAAATATATCATAGTAAGATATTATGCACAACCCAATAAAGAATTTAATGAACCTTTTGATGGTATAGTTTACGCTGTTATGGTTTCTATGGGTTTTGCTGCACTAGAAAACGTTTTATTTGTGTATAAACATGGAATTGAAACAGGAATTACAAGAGCTTTTACGGCGGTTCCGGCACACGCTACTTTTGCTATTTTATTGGGTTATTATATGGGGAAAGCTAAGTTTTCTAAAAATAAAAGAAAGTTAAATTTAATTGGATTATTAGTTGCAATAATTTTTCATGGTGCCTATGATTTCTTTTTGTTTATTAACTTTATTCCAGGAACAGTAATTGGTGCTTTATCTTCATTATTAGTAGGCATCGTTTTATCAAGAAAAGCAATTAAAATACATCAGAAAAACTCTAATTTTAATGTTTAA
- a CDS encoding T9SS type A sorting domain-containing protein, translating into MKIKTPYLFLLIFLNSFLIQSQITEFKEKFEIPAVAKETSGLLFLNGKIITHNDSGDNAYLYELDSLTGVLNRRITITNATNVDWEDLADDETYIYISDSGNNKGTRTDLKIYRVLKSDLKKSNTVSAETISFSYEDQTSFDGSDTHNFDAEALVVYENNFLIFTKNRGDLKTNVYKFPITLGNHTAVKVSSANIVGLITGATVQNSNFLLCGINANAIPFLVHISANRSPGDDIFKSGFSKYTLTNELGVGNQVEGITSFDYGRFYISREAVNEDIISLKQKLFEFRDYRSLLLSIEKNTLENLNIYPNPTSGNITIRSEKEIQTISIYNTLGKKIKEFNANQKEINISNFSKGIYLLKIKFDDKKNVIRKIIKH; encoded by the coding sequence ATGAAAATTAAAACTCCATATTTATTTTTATTAATTTTTCTAAATTCCTTTTTAATTCAAAGTCAAATTACCGAATTTAAAGAAAAGTTTGAAATTCCGGCAGTTGCAAAAGAAACTTCTGGCTTACTTTTTTTGAATGGAAAAATTATTACACATAATGATAGTGGAGATAATGCATATTTATATGAATTAGATAGTTTAACAGGTGTTCTTAACAGACGAATTACCATAACAAATGCCACTAATGTTGATTGGGAAGATTTAGCTGATGATGAAACTTATATTTACATTAGTGATTCTGGAAATAATAAAGGAACAAGAACAGACCTAAAAATTTATAGAGTTTTAAAATCTGACTTAAAAAAAAGTAACACTGTTTCTGCTGAAACAATTTCATTTTCTTATGAAGATCAAACAAGTTTTGATGGTTCTGATACTCATAATTTTGATGCTGAAGCCTTAGTTGTTTATGAGAATAATTTTCTGATATTCACTAAAAACAGAGGCGATTTAAAAACCAATGTTTATAAATTTCCAATTACGCTTGGCAATCATACAGCTGTAAAAGTTAGTTCGGCAAATATAGTAGGGTTAATTACTGGTGCAACAGTACAAAACAGCAACTTTTTGCTTTGTGGTATTAACGCAAATGCAATTCCGTTTTTAGTTCATATTAGTGCTAACAGAAGCCCTGGAGATGATATTTTTAAATCTGGATTTAGCAAATACACACTAACAAATGAACTTGGCGTTGGTAATCAAGTTGAAGGAATTACAAGTTTTGATTACGGTAGATTTTATATTTCTAGAGAAGCTGTAAATGAAGACATTATCTCTCTAAAACAGAAATTATTTGAATTTAGAGATTATAGATCTCTACTTTTATCAATTGAGAAAAATACTTTAGAAAATTTAAATATTTATCCAAATCCTACTTCTGGAAACATAACTATCCGAAGTGAAAAAGAAATACAAACTATTTCTATATATAATACTTTAGGAAAAAAAATTAAAGAGTTTAATGCTAATCAAAAAGAAATAAACATTTCTAATTTTTCTAAAGGAATTTATCTATTAAAAATTAAGTTTGATGACAAAAAAAATGTAATTAGAAAAATAATTAAACATTAA